The genome window GGCTACCGCTTCCGCGGCGCCGCCTGCCTGTGAGAAGGAAAACGGGAGGATCTTGACAAACGTGTTTTGTAGTTTATAATTCACGGCGGATGAGGAGAGAGGGAGGCGCGAGCCGAAAGCTTCAACGACCCTAAACCCCACCCCAGCTGTCCGCCCGGAAAACGCCGTTCCCAACTCTCCCGCAAAGGGCGTTCTGGGCGGAAATCTTCAGGCAGGAAAGGGCCGGCGCTCCGCGGACCGCGGGGCGCCGGCCCCCTGCGTTTTCGGGACGATTTCTCTTTGACAGGCGCGCCGCTCCGGCCCAAACTGTCCTCGGGCTCGCCGGATCCGTGACCGGGGTGATCAGGGCCGGGGGGTTCGCCGGCGAGCCGAAGGGCGATTCCAGGCGACCGGGGTACACCAAAGCCCCTCGACTTGAGGCGGCCTTCCGGCCCCTTTCCCACCGCTTCCGTTCTATACGCGGTCGGGTTCCGGGTGCTCCCACGGCGCCCGGTAGGGCCGCCGCAACAGGCGGTTGGCTTCCTCGTCCCCCACGACCTCGTGCTTCTGCGGGTCCCACGTCAGCGTCCGGCCGAGTTTCATGGCGATGTTGGCCAGGATGCAGCTGGCGCTGGAGATGTGCCCCTCTTCGATGTCCGCCACGGGCCGCCCGCGCTCCGCGATCGCCTTGAGGAAGTCCTGCTGGTGGCGGCGGTTCGCCGGGGCCGTCGCCGGGTCGAGATCCTTCTCCTTCTCGTCCTGCGGGTAGCGGTCGAATTCGCGCAGCAGATCCTTGTGAACGGGCTCCCCCTTGCCGTGCGGGATGAAGTCGTAGCTCGCCACGCTCGCCTTGAGGACTCCTTTGTCCCCGTAGAAGAAGGCCGCCCACGGATACTTCGGGTCGGGCGGCGGCCCCCACGTGCGGTGGGTCCAGACGACGTTCAGGGAGTCGAACTCGAAGGTCGCCACCTGCGTGTCCGGAATGTTGGCCTTCGAAGCCTTGTCCACCAGGATCCCGCCGTGCGACGAGATCCGCCGCGGCCAGCCCAGGCCCAGCATCCAGCGCACCATGTCGAGCATGTGGATGCACATGTCCCCCATGATGCCGTTGCCATACTCCATGAACGAGCGCCAGCGCCGGGGATGCAGGAGGGGGTTGTACGGCCGCATCGGCGCCGGACCGGTCCACATCTCGTAATCGAGATGCTCCGGCGGGGACGTGTCGGGCGGGTTCTCGCGCGCCCGCATGTGATAGTAGCAGCAGATTTCGACGTGCCCCACGGTCCCGACGAGGCCCTCGCGCAGGCGTTCCCGCGCCTCGACGAGATGAGGCGTGCTGCGCCGCTGGGTGCCCACCTGAACGACGCGCTTGTACTTGCGCGCGGCCGCCACCATCGCCCGGCCTTCCACCACGTCCACGCTGATCGGTTTCTGCACGTAGACGTCCGCGCCCGCCCGGACCGCTTCGATCATCGGCAACGCATGCCAGTGGTCGGGCGTTCCCACAAGAACGATATCGAACTCGTGCTCCTTGAGCATCCGCCGATAATCGCCGTAGACGAGGGGCTTCCGGCGGGACGGATGCCAGCCGGCCACGCGCTCCGCGGCTTCGGCAGCCATCTTGCGGTCCGCGTCGCAGAGCGCCACGACCTCGACCGGAGCGACCTGACAGAGCGCGTAGAGGTCGGTTTTGCCGTACCAGCCGCACCCGATCAATCCCACGCGGCGGGCTTTCTCCTGCCCTCCCGCGAACGCGCATCCGCCCAGCGCGGCGGAGGCCAGACCGGCGACGCCGGTGCCGAGGAACTCGCGACGGTTCATGGGATCCTCCTTTGTGTCGGGACGTCTTCGGGGGACAGGATAGCCCAGTCCGGAACCTCCTGTCGAGGGATTGTGGCGGATCAGGCGTCCTCGTAGGCCTTCACGAACCGCGCCGCCTGCTGGCGGAACCAGTCCCAATGGCGGGCTTCCGCCTGCTTGCGGTCGAAGAGCGGTCCTCCCACGCCGAAGGCCGCCGCCCCCGCGCGCTTGAACTCTCCCAGCGTCTCCACCGTGACGCCTCCGGTTGGCATGAGGGGGATGTCCGG of Planctomycetota bacterium contains these proteins:
- a CDS encoding Gfo/Idh/MocA family oxidoreductase encodes the protein MNRREFLGTGVAGLASAALGGCAFAGGQEKARRVGLIGCGWYGKTDLYALCQVAPVEVVALCDADRKMAAEAAERVAGWHPSRRKPLVYGDYRRMLKEHEFDIVLVGTPDHWHALPMIEAVRAGADVYVQKPISVDVVEGRAMVAAARKYKRVVQVGTQRRSTPHLVEARERLREGLVGTVGHVEICCYYHMRARENPPDTSPPEHLDYEMWTGPAPMRPYNPLLHPRRWRSFMEYGNGIMGDMCIHMLDMVRWMLGLGWPRRISSHGGILVDKASKANIPDTQVATFEFDSLNVVWTHRTWGPPPDPKYPWAAFFYGDKGVLKASVASYDFIPHGKGEPVHKDLLREFDRYPQDEKEKDLDPATAPANRRHQQDFLKAIAERGRPVADIEEGHISSASCILANIAMKLGRTLTWDPQKHEVVGDEEANRLLRRPYRAPWEHPEPDRV